A portion of the Oncorhynchus gorbuscha isolate QuinsamMale2020 ecotype Even-year linkage group LG19, OgorEven_v1.0, whole genome shotgun sequence genome contains these proteins:
- the LOC124005489 gene encoding atypical kinase COQ8B, mitochondrial-like isoform X2 produces the protein MLAEVFQVLRGAGKVGQAFANTQGEMLRLMGCNSTLGTGVKASQEVVEGVIGTVMGGSAMQQSIKDDVFPDAEGWEEMDPDEAAKWAVGSEFPPGPGATEMPSGVPTSTARGPGGAGLPGQSARFLHIASTQHHTRFVHDSVVARLTPEDIKKARESKQALSKPIVKQKLSDRARERKVPATRISRLVNFGEGALLDSPLLSEANAERIVDTLCKVRGAALKIGQMLSIQDNSFINPQLQKIFERVRQSADFMPAWQMNKVLEEELGAGWREKLSSFAEKPFAAASIGQVHHGMLQDGREVAMKIQYPGVVESIHSDINNLMSVLKMSIVLPEGLFADSSLEVLQRELAWECDYKREAESAKHFKSLLADDPFFHVPFVVDELSGRRVLAMELVSGVPLDSCVDLDQETRNQICFNILQLCLRELFEFRFMQTDPNWANFFYNAEQNKIILLDFGACRDFPEAFTDDYVQVVHAASIGDRETVLEKSKDLKFLTGFEAKAFQDAHVEAVMILGEAFANSDPFDFGTQSTTQRIQSLIPVMLRHRLTPPPEETYSLHRKMAGSFLICSKLGAKIACKDMFLDIYNSYQQRRLEKEQAAQVQA, from the exons atgCTAGCTGAGGTGTTTCAGGTGCTGCGGGGAGCAGGGAAGGTTGGCCAAGCGTTTGCCAACACCCAGGGGGAGATGCTGAGGCTAATGGGCTGTAACTCCACGCTGGGCACTGGGGTCAAAGCTTCCCAGGAGGTGGTCGAGGGCGTGATTGGCACAGTCATGGGTGGTTCTGCCATG CAACAGTCTATCAAGGATGATGTGTTCCCTGATGCTGAGGGATGGGAGGAAATGGACCCGGATGAGGCTGCTAAATGGGCTGTGGGCTCTGAATTCCCCCCAGGCCCAGGGGCCACAGAGATGCCCAGCGGAGTTCCTACCAGCACAGCCCGGGGTCCAGGGGGAGCAGGCTTGCCCGGCCAAAGTGCCCGGTTCCTGCACATCGCCTCGACGCAACACCACACCAGGTTTGTCCATGACTCGGTAGTGGCCAGACTCACCCCAGAGGACATCAAGAAGGCCAGGGAGTCCAAGCAGGCACTCTCCAAGCCTATTGTTAAGCAGAAG CTTAGTGATCGTGCAAGAGAGAGGAAGGTCCCTGCCACGAGAATCAGCAGGCTGGTCAACTTCGGGG AGGGTGCCCTGTtggactctcctctcctgtccgaGGCCAATGCCGAGAGGATAGTGGACACCTTGTGCAAAGTCAGAGGGGCAGCCCTCAAAATAGGACAGATGCTCAGTATACAAG ATAACTCCTTCATAAACCCCCAGCTACAGAAGATCTTTGAGCGAGTCCGACAGAGCGCGGACTTCATGCCCGCCTGGCAGATGAAT AAAGTTCTGGAGGAGGAGCTAGGTGCGGGCTGGAGGGAGAAGCTGTCGTCGTTTGCCGAAAAGCCCTTCGCCGCCGCCTCCATTGGCCAGGTGCATCACGGAATGCTGCAGGACGGCAGGGAGGTCGCCATGAAGATCCAG tacccaGGAGTAGTTGAGAGCATccacagtgacatcaacaacctGATGTCTGTGCTGAAGATGAGTATTGTTCTACCAGAAG GCTTGTTTGCAGACAGTAGTCTAGAAGTCCTTCAAAGAGAGCTGGCGTGGGAGTGCGACTacaagagagaggcggagagTGCCAAGCATTTTAA GTCACTTCTGGCGGATGACCCATTTTTCCACGTGCCATTTGTGGTGGACGAGCTCTCAGGAAGGAGGGTTCTGGCCATGGAGCTGGTGTCAGGGGTACCACTGGACAGCTGTGTGGATCTGGATCAGGAGACAAGGAATCAG aTCTGCTTCAACatcctacagctgtgtctgagaGAGCTCTTTGAGTTCCGCTTCATGCAGACGGACCCCAACTGGGCCAACTTCTTTTACAACGCTGAGCAGAACAAG ATTATTCTGTTGGATTTCGGTGCGTGCCGGGATTTCCCTGAGGCCTTCACAGATGATTACGTACAG gtgGTGCACGCAGCCTCCATCGGAGATAGGGAGACTGTTCTGGAGAAATCCAAGGACCTCAAGTTCCTCACGGGGTTTGAGGCCAAG GCGTTCCAGGACGCCCACGTGGAGGCGGTGATGATCCTGGGCGAGGCCTTCGCCAACTCTGACCCCTTTGACTTTGGCACCCAGAGCACCACGCAGCGGATCCAGAGCCTGATCCCAGTCATGCTGCGTCACCGCCTCACCCCGCCCCCCGAGGAGACCTACTCCCTGCACCGCAAGATGGCCGGCTCCTTCCTCATCTGTTCCAAGCTTGGCGCCAAAATTGCCTGCAAGGACATGTTCCTGGACATCTACAATTCCTACCAACAGCGGCGGCTGGAGAAGGAGCAGGCTGCCCAAGTTCAGGCCTAG
- the LOC124005489 gene encoding atypical kinase COQ8B, mitochondrial-like isoform X1, with protein MLAEVFQVLRGAGKVGQAFANTQGEMLRLMGCNSTLGTGVKASQEVVEGVIGTVMGGSAMQQSIKDDVFPDAEGWEEMDPDEAAKWAVGSEFPPGPGATEMPSGVPTSTARGPGGAGLPGQSARFLHIASTQHHTRFVHDSVVARLTPEDIKKARESKQALSKPIVKQKLSDRARERKVPATRISRLVNFGGLAVGLGLGAIAEVAKQSMGAKRAEGALLDSPLLSEANAERIVDTLCKVRGAALKIGQMLSIQDNSFINPQLQKIFERVRQSADFMPAWQMNKVLEEELGAGWREKLSSFAEKPFAAASIGQVHHGMLQDGREVAMKIQYPGVVESIHSDINNLMSVLKMSIVLPEGLFADSSLEVLQRELAWECDYKREAESAKHFKSLLADDPFFHVPFVVDELSGRRVLAMELVSGVPLDSCVDLDQETRNQICFNILQLCLRELFEFRFMQTDPNWANFFYNAEQNKIILLDFGACRDFPEAFTDDYVQVVHAASIGDRETVLEKSKDLKFLTGFEAKAFQDAHVEAVMILGEAFANSDPFDFGTQSTTQRIQSLIPVMLRHRLTPPPEETYSLHRKMAGSFLICSKLGAKIACKDMFLDIYNSYQQRRLEKEQAAQVQA; from the exons atgCTAGCTGAGGTGTTTCAGGTGCTGCGGGGAGCAGGGAAGGTTGGCCAAGCGTTTGCCAACACCCAGGGGGAGATGCTGAGGCTAATGGGCTGTAACTCCACGCTGGGCACTGGGGTCAAAGCTTCCCAGGAGGTGGTCGAGGGCGTGATTGGCACAGTCATGGGTGGTTCTGCCATG CAACAGTCTATCAAGGATGATGTGTTCCCTGATGCTGAGGGATGGGAGGAAATGGACCCGGATGAGGCTGCTAAATGGGCTGTGGGCTCTGAATTCCCCCCAGGCCCAGGGGCCACAGAGATGCCCAGCGGAGTTCCTACCAGCACAGCCCGGGGTCCAGGGGGAGCAGGCTTGCCCGGCCAAAGTGCCCGGTTCCTGCACATCGCCTCGACGCAACACCACACCAGGTTTGTCCATGACTCGGTAGTGGCCAGACTCACCCCAGAGGACATCAAGAAGGCCAGGGAGTCCAAGCAGGCACTCTCCAAGCCTATTGTTAAGCAGAAG CTTAGTGATCGTGCAAGAGAGAGGAAGGTCCCTGCCACGAGAATCAGCAGGCTGGTCAACTTCGGGG GTCTGGCAGTTGGGCTGGGACTAGGTGCCATTGCAGAGGTGGCGAAGCAGTCTATGGGAGCCAAGCGTGCag AGGGTGCCCTGTtggactctcctctcctgtccgaGGCCAATGCCGAGAGGATAGTGGACACCTTGTGCAAAGTCAGAGGGGCAGCCCTCAAAATAGGACAGATGCTCAGTATACAAG ATAACTCCTTCATAAACCCCCAGCTACAGAAGATCTTTGAGCGAGTCCGACAGAGCGCGGACTTCATGCCCGCCTGGCAGATGAAT AAAGTTCTGGAGGAGGAGCTAGGTGCGGGCTGGAGGGAGAAGCTGTCGTCGTTTGCCGAAAAGCCCTTCGCCGCCGCCTCCATTGGCCAGGTGCATCACGGAATGCTGCAGGACGGCAGGGAGGTCGCCATGAAGATCCAG tacccaGGAGTAGTTGAGAGCATccacagtgacatcaacaacctGATGTCTGTGCTGAAGATGAGTATTGTTCTACCAGAAG GCTTGTTTGCAGACAGTAGTCTAGAAGTCCTTCAAAGAGAGCTGGCGTGGGAGTGCGACTacaagagagaggcggagagTGCCAAGCATTTTAA GTCACTTCTGGCGGATGACCCATTTTTCCACGTGCCATTTGTGGTGGACGAGCTCTCAGGAAGGAGGGTTCTGGCCATGGAGCTGGTGTCAGGGGTACCACTGGACAGCTGTGTGGATCTGGATCAGGAGACAAGGAATCAG aTCTGCTTCAACatcctacagctgtgtctgagaGAGCTCTTTGAGTTCCGCTTCATGCAGACGGACCCCAACTGGGCCAACTTCTTTTACAACGCTGAGCAGAACAAG ATTATTCTGTTGGATTTCGGTGCGTGCCGGGATTTCCCTGAGGCCTTCACAGATGATTACGTACAG gtgGTGCACGCAGCCTCCATCGGAGATAGGGAGACTGTTCTGGAGAAATCCAAGGACCTCAAGTTCCTCACGGGGTTTGAGGCCAAG GCGTTCCAGGACGCCCACGTGGAGGCGGTGATGATCCTGGGCGAGGCCTTCGCCAACTCTGACCCCTTTGACTTTGGCACCCAGAGCACCACGCAGCGGATCCAGAGCCTGATCCCAGTCATGCTGCGTCACCGCCTCACCCCGCCCCCCGAGGAGACCTACTCCCTGCACCGCAAGATGGCCGGCTCCTTCCTCATCTGTTCCAAGCTTGGCGCCAAAATTGCCTGCAAGGACATGTTCCTGGACATCTACAATTCCTACCAACAGCGGCGGCTGGAGAAGGAGCAGGCTGCCCAAGTTCAGGCCTAG